In one window of Bombus fervidus isolate BK054 chromosome 4, iyBomFerv1, whole genome shotgun sequence DNA:
- the Prdm13 gene encoding PR/SET domain 13, translating into MNTEAYKKIALSERYLNRPLVRAAGPIGKDCSTEIVDVKELSQNIILGIQYVEIVDAEGRLTCIDKLVSTPCWLKIVEFAKDCQTCNVLLMTTAEGVILKTIRDIIPGEPLLMWFTENILAMLNIPFLTPSNIQDQNRYICHICNNLFEFPNPLKIHLALKCNRLDSDHLWTMLIKEFNSLHRPSTLSLNLFPNPTFKFELTTLTQTPPTRLSPLSLKTIDNTVPPVNSNSSESSDHASPSSSNPPSFNSSSTQIPPNMSTRMCSATKDTLHRQSAFQPYTNQSNVFKRIYPLTRNENVLTPYNVQTTAAPIGTDVHAAQVETIVSNLGKSKQGHLCIYCGKVYSRKYGLKIHIRTHTGYKPLKCKYCLRPFGDPSNLNKHVRLHADGETPYRCDLCGKVLVRRRDLERHLKSRHQEAMNDSTDTSSDGTDI; encoded by the exons ATGAACACTGAAGCATACAAAAAGATCGCTTTATCtgaaagatatttaaacaGACCACTCGTTAGAGCTGCTGGACCCATTGGAAAAGATTGTTCAACGGAGATCGTTGATGTGAAAGAATTGTCTCAGAATATTATATTGGGAATACAGTAT GTTGAAATTGTCGACGCGGAAGGTCGCCTAACTTGCATAGACAAACTCGTGAGCACTCCTTGCTGGTTAAAAATCGTCGAATTTGCAAAAGACTGTCAGACCTGCAACGTGCTTTTGATGACTACCGCCGAGGGTGTAATACTGAAAACTATAAGGGACATAATTCCCGGTGAACCACTGCTGATGTGGTTTACCGAAAATATTCTCGCTATGTTGAATATACCATTCCTGACACCATCTAACATACAAG ATCAGAATCGCTACATTTGTCACATATGCAACAACTTGTTTGAGTTCCCAAATCCTTTGAAGATACATTTAGCCCTAAAATGCAATCGACTGGATAGTGATCATCTTTGGACCATGCTAATCAAAGAGTTCAACTCGTTACACAGACCAAGTACCTTGTCTCTCAACCTGTTCCCTAATCCGACTTTCAAATTCGAACTGACCACGTTGACGCAAACTCCGCCTACCAGGTTATCACCATTGTCATTGAAAACCATAGATAATACCGTTCCTCCTGTAAATAGCAATTCATCGGAGTCTTCCGATCATGCCTCTCCATCCTCTTCCAATCCTCCGTCTTTCAATTCTTCATCCACGCAAATACCACCAAACATGTCGACACGAATGTGTTCTGCGACGAAAGATACGCTTCATCGGCAGTCTGCTTTCCAACCATATACAAATCAAAGCAACGTATTTAAGAGGATTTATCCACTAACAAGGAACGAGAATGTTTTAACGCCCTACAACGTTCAAACGACCGCCGCACCGATCGGTACTGACGTCCATGCAGCGCAAGTGGAAACGATAGTCAGCAATCTCGGTAAATCGAAGCAAGGACATCTCTGCATTTACTGTGGAAAAGTTTACTCGAGAAAATATGGTTTAAAAATCCACATCAG AACCCATACAGGTTACAAACCcttaaaatgcaaatattgTCTGCGACCATTCGGAGATCCTAGCAATTTGAATAAACACGTACGGCTACACGCGGATGGTGAAACACCATACAGATGTGACTTATGTGGAAAAGTTTTGGTCAGAAGGAGGGATCTTGAGAGGCATTTAAAATCAAGACACCAAGAAGCCATGAACGATAGTACGGATACCTCGTCTGATGGCACCGACATttga
- the Atpsyndelta gene encoding ATP synthase, delta subunit, which produces MATIARNLRPYLKYIRNQKRTYADAPVSNEMKFTLAGANQVFYDESVIKQVDVPSFSGSFGILPKHVPTLAVLKPGVVTVYEEDGTVKKVFVSSGTVTINENNSVQILAEEAHPLENLDGTAARELLSKAQQQLSSASSEQDKAEAAIAVEVAEALVQAVQ; this is translated from the exons ATGGCTACTATCGCACGCAATTTACGcccttatttaaaatatattcgtaatCAAAAAAGAACTTACGCCGATGCACCCGTTAGCAATGAAATGAAGTTTACATTGGCTGGGGCTAATCAG GTATTTTATGATGAAAGTGTGATTAAACAAGTAGATGTACCATCATTTTCTGGTTCTTTTGGTATTTTACCAAAACATGTTCCTACCTTGGCTGTATTGAAACCAGGCGTAGTCACAGTATATGAAGAAGATGGGACAGTCAAAAAAGTTTTTGTTTCTTCAGGGACAGTCACTATAAATGAAAACAACAGCGTACAA aTTTTAGCGGAAGAAGCTCACCCTCTGGAAAATCTTGATGGGACTGCAGCTAGAGAACTTCTTAGTAAAGCTCAGCAACAGCTTTCATCTGCATCGTCTGAACAAGATAAAGCTGAAGCAGCAATTGCGGTTGAAGTTGCAGAAGCTTTAGTGCAAGCTGTGCAGTAA
- the LOC139986445 gene encoding uncharacterized protein isoform X1 encodes MAAWEGEKFQEIGNADDIEENFNNILVTHDLQDCLDDSLDLTSFGKVYEESGVFDYEKYSDDDAPIDEKLSNNNVIESIHSINPHEIYMRIHSGRDDISTSKSSHTTTAIQSIVPDANQKHIGRYTCEYEGCHRTYSTVGNLRTHMKTHKGEYRFKCAEPSCGKAFLTSYSLKIHIRVHTKVKPFECNHKGCEKAFNTLYRLRAHQRLHSGNTFNCEETGCVKFFTTLSDLKKHIRTHTQERPYKCREKGCGKAFTASHHLKTHRRTHTGERPYVCTVGSCKRSFTTPHSLKSHLKTHKRTTDIDETKHEVNKDDYRNQRNNEILKTEIDVDEITSRNTNVPCYAIIPLSSSNTQNKESITYLSIENPNDQSSSTNDMIDMLNQNRLTKELDYNITNKDAENLSKSTNVTVLASENIVIDNFTEHTIDNFNNNVTYDKFKIFNEVNNSNLQRDQNQQYSSNPSTKVQDSKANNTNKPNSINLEQKIIQDGLQNTIVHISEGTNFTSDVQQYVNDNTIAKKVYDNKTNVSAVAENNNATLYNTNSVTSHVSNIISSSSETQLFDSEIGNLPFINDSLRTGSLNEVEHVLNCNVITTTQSEAIELAIASEEEIPSPWIDVMALATPSALRRQSWSELNAFPTAVHSLVDLVEPEPYPLQIENDLQPLQVNNVNLVDVENINTECTEVTCCKENDKDKESENRIKIKKSRNILQEITAEADICKCIDCKCDHLQNCQNCSNNTIPEINKKHVSSKIVDDLVSCLQSECVCDNEPGGCGSCCVVICLKTLQQLQKVFSRNCCKSTNSITCCREKLLSPLMKCQLTKNQ; translated from the exons ATGGCGGCGTGGGAAGGcgaaaaatttcaagaaatcgGGAATGCCGATGATATCGAAGAGAACTTTAATAACATTCTCGTGACACATGATCTTCAAGATTGTCTGGATGATAGTCTAGATTTAACCAGTTTTGGGAAAGTGTATGAAGAAAGCGGTGTGTTTGATTACGAGAAGTATTCCGATGACGATGCTCCTATAGACGAAAAACtatcaaataataatgttaTCGA gtCAATACATTCAATCAATCCCCATGAAATTTATATGCGTATCCATTCTGGTCGAGATGATATTTCAACAAGTAAATCTTCACATACAACTACTGCAATTCAAAGCATAGTTCCAGATGCAAATCAGAAGCATATTGGTCGATATACCTGTGAATATGAAGGTTGTCATAGGACATATAGTACAGTTGGTAATCTACGTACCCATATGAAAACACATAAAG GCGAGTATCGATTTAAATGTGCAGAACCAAGTTGTGGCAAGGCATTTCTTACGTCGTACAGCCTTAAGATTCATATTAGGGTACACACAAAAGTGAAACCATTTGAATGCAACCACAAAGGCTGTGAAAAAGCATTCAATACCCTTTACAGACTGAGAGCTCACCAAAGACTTCACAGTGGCAACACATTTAATTGCGAAGAGACTGGATGTGTTAAATTTTTCACTACTCTAAGTGATCTCAAGAAACATATACGTACTCATACTCAAGAAAGACCTTACAA atGTAGGGAAAAAGGATGTGGTAAGGCTTTTACAGCATCACATCATTTGAAAACGCACAGAAGAACGCATACGGGAGAACGACCGTATGTATGTACTGTAGGCAGTTGCAAACGATCCTTCACCACACCTCATAGTTTAAAGAGTCACTTGAAGACTCATAAGAGAACGACTGATATCGACGAAACG AAACATGAAGTCAATAAAGATGATTACAGAAACCAAAGAAACAATGAGATATTGAAAACCGAAATCGATGTTGATGAAATAACGTCGAGAAATACAAATGTGCCATGTTATGCCATTATACCGTTATCTTCTAGCAATACACAAAATAAGGAAAGTATTACTTACTTATCTATTGAAAATCCAAATGATCAGTCATCTTCTACAAATGATATGATAGATATGTTAAATCAAAACAGACTAACCAAAGAACTTGATTATAACATCACTAACAAAGATGCTGAAAATTTAAGTAAATCAACAAATGTCACTGTTCTTGCGTCGGAAAATATTGTCATAGATAATTTTACCGAGCATAcaattgataattttaataataatgtaacttatgacaaatttaaaatattcaacgaaGTAAATAATTCGAATTTACAACGGGATCAAAATCAACAATATAGTTCTAATCCTTCAACGAAAGTGCAAGATAGCAaggcaaataatacaaataagcccaattcaataaatttggagcaaaaaattatacaagacGGCCTACAAAATACTATTGTTCACATCTCAGAAGGAACGAATTTTACAAGTGATGTGCAACAATATGTAAATGATAATACTATTGCTAAGAAAGTTtatgataataaaacaaatgtaaGTGCGGTTGCTGAAAACAATAATGCGACTTTGTACAACACAAATTCTGTTACTAGTCATGTATCAAATATAATTAGTTCCTCTAGTGAGACTCAACTTTTTGATAGTGAGATAGGAAATTTACCATTTATTAATGATAGTTTACGAACTGGATCTCTTAATGAAGTTGAACATGTATTGAATTGTAATGTTATTACAACTACGCAGTCGGAAGCTATTGAACTAGCCATAGCATCCGAGGAGGAAATACCTTCACCCTGGATAGATGTCATGGCATTGGCAACCCCATCTGCTTTAAGGCGGCAGTCCTGGTCGGAATTGAACGCTTTTCCAACAGCGGTTCACTCATTAGTCGACTTAGTTGAACCGGAACCGTATCCTCTACAAATAGAAAATGACTTGCAACCATTACaagtaaataatgtaaatttagTAGACGTGGAAAACATTAATACCGAATGTACCGAAGTCACATGTTGTAAAGAGAAcgataaagataaagaaagcgaaaatagaataaaaataaaaaaaagtagaaatatcCTACAGGAGATTACAGCCGAAGCAGATATATGCAAATGTATTGATTGTAAATGTGATCATCTACAAAATTGTCAGAATTGCTCAAACAATACAATTCCTGAAATTAATAAGAAGCACGTTTCATCGAAAATAGTAGATGATTTAGTGTCTTGTTTACAAAGCGAATGTGTTTGCGACAATGAGCCCGGTGGTTGTGGGTCTTGTTGTGTTGTGATTTGTTTAAAAACATTGCAGCAATTGCAAAAAGTATTCAGTCGTAATTGCTGTAAAAGTACTAACAGTATAACATGTTGTAGAGAAAAATTGTTATCCCCATTAATGAAGTGCCAGTTAACAAAAAACCAATGA
- the LOC139986445 gene encoding uncharacterized protein isoform X2, which yields MWKEFSKLSGEYRFKCAEPSCGKAFLTSYSLKIHIRVHTKVKPFECNHKGCEKAFNTLYRLRAHQRLHSGNTFNCEETGCVKFFTTLSDLKKHIRTHTQERPYKCREKGCGKAFTASHHLKTHRRTHTGERPYVCTVGSCKRSFTTPHSLKSHLKTHKRTTDIDETKHEVNKDDYRNQRNNEILKTEIDVDEITSRNTNVPCYAIIPLSSSNTQNKESITYLSIENPNDQSSSTNDMIDMLNQNRLTKELDYNITNKDAENLSKSTNVTVLASENIVIDNFTEHTIDNFNNNVTYDKFKIFNEVNNSNLQRDQNQQYSSNPSTKVQDSKANNTNKPNSINLEQKIIQDGLQNTIVHISEGTNFTSDVQQYVNDNTIAKKVYDNKTNVSAVAENNNATLYNTNSVTSHVSNIISSSSETQLFDSEIGNLPFINDSLRTGSLNEVEHVLNCNVITTTQSEAIELAIASEEEIPSPWIDVMALATPSALRRQSWSELNAFPTAVHSLVDLVEPEPYPLQIENDLQPLQVNNVNLVDVENINTECTEVTCCKENDKDKESENRIKIKKSRNILQEITAEADICKCIDCKCDHLQNCQNCSNNTIPEINKKHVSSKIVDDLVSCLQSECVCDNEPGGCGSCCVVICLKTLQQLQKVFSRNCCKSTNSITCCREKLLSPLMKCQLTKNQ from the exons ATGTGGAAGGAATTCTCAAAACTTTCAGGCGAGTATCGATTTAAATGTGCAGAACCAAGTTGTGGCAAGGCATTTCTTACGTCGTACAGCCTTAAGATTCATATTAGGGTACACACAAAAGTGAAACCATTTGAATGCAACCACAAAGGCTGTGAAAAAGCATTCAATACCCTTTACAGACTGAGAGCTCACCAAAGACTTCACAGTGGCAACACATTTAATTGCGAAGAGACTGGATGTGTTAAATTTTTCACTACTCTAAGTGATCTCAAGAAACATATACGTACTCATACTCAAGAAAGACCTTACAA atGTAGGGAAAAAGGATGTGGTAAGGCTTTTACAGCATCACATCATTTGAAAACGCACAGAAGAACGCATACGGGAGAACGACCGTATGTATGTACTGTAGGCAGTTGCAAACGATCCTTCACCACACCTCATAGTTTAAAGAGTCACTTGAAGACTCATAAGAGAACGACTGATATCGACGAAACG AAACATGAAGTCAATAAAGATGATTACAGAAACCAAAGAAACAATGAGATATTGAAAACCGAAATCGATGTTGATGAAATAACGTCGAGAAATACAAATGTGCCATGTTATGCCATTATACCGTTATCTTCTAGCAATACACAAAATAAGGAAAGTATTACTTACTTATCTATTGAAAATCCAAATGATCAGTCATCTTCTACAAATGATATGATAGATATGTTAAATCAAAACAGACTAACCAAAGAACTTGATTATAACATCACTAACAAAGATGCTGAAAATTTAAGTAAATCAACAAATGTCACTGTTCTTGCGTCGGAAAATATTGTCATAGATAATTTTACCGAGCATAcaattgataattttaataataatgtaacttatgacaaatttaaaatattcaacgaaGTAAATAATTCGAATTTACAACGGGATCAAAATCAACAATATAGTTCTAATCCTTCAACGAAAGTGCAAGATAGCAaggcaaataatacaaataagcccaattcaataaatttggagcaaaaaattatacaagacGGCCTACAAAATACTATTGTTCACATCTCAGAAGGAACGAATTTTACAAGTGATGTGCAACAATATGTAAATGATAATACTATTGCTAAGAAAGTTtatgataataaaacaaatgtaaGTGCGGTTGCTGAAAACAATAATGCGACTTTGTACAACACAAATTCTGTTACTAGTCATGTATCAAATATAATTAGTTCCTCTAGTGAGACTCAACTTTTTGATAGTGAGATAGGAAATTTACCATTTATTAATGATAGTTTACGAACTGGATCTCTTAATGAAGTTGAACATGTATTGAATTGTAATGTTATTACAACTACGCAGTCGGAAGCTATTGAACTAGCCATAGCATCCGAGGAGGAAATACCTTCACCCTGGATAGATGTCATGGCATTGGCAACCCCATCTGCTTTAAGGCGGCAGTCCTGGTCGGAATTGAACGCTTTTCCAACAGCGGTTCACTCATTAGTCGACTTAGTTGAACCGGAACCGTATCCTCTACAAATAGAAAATGACTTGCAACCATTACaagtaaataatgtaaatttagTAGACGTGGAAAACATTAATACCGAATGTACCGAAGTCACATGTTGTAAAGAGAAcgataaagataaagaaagcgaaaatagaataaaaataaaaaaaagtagaaatatcCTACAGGAGATTACAGCCGAAGCAGATATATGCAAATGTATTGATTGTAAATGTGATCATCTACAAAATTGTCAGAATTGCTCAAACAATACAATTCCTGAAATTAATAAGAAGCACGTTTCATCGAAAATAGTAGATGATTTAGTGTCTTGTTTACAAAGCGAATGTGTTTGCGACAATGAGCCCGGTGGTTGTGGGTCTTGTTGTGTTGTGATTTGTTTAAAAACATTGCAGCAATTGCAAAAAGTATTCAGTCGTAATTGCTGTAAAAGTACTAACAGTATAACATGTTGTAGAGAAAAATTGTTATCCCCATTAATGAAGTGCCAGTTAACAAAAAACCAATGA
- the Pdxk gene encoding pyridoxal kinase yields MCFKKTPRILSIQSHVVSGYVGNKSAVFPLQLLGFEVDAINSVQLSNHTGYKVFKGQVLNDKDLEELINGLVQNNLDNYTHLLTGYVGSASFLKKIAEVVRILKHKNPNLIYVCDPVMGDNGKMYVPEALKEIYREEIIPLADIIVPNQFELELLSNIKINTMSELQDAVTVLHKIGPQTVAVSSTEINDKLTAIISTNKDNKLIKINIPKIPASFTGSGDLFAALFLAHTYLQNDMKTAIEKTVNSLYSVLLKTYEYSEACQDKESQLARKIELKLIQSKNYIETPEICLFAEAIVSTN; encoded by the exons ATGTGTTTTAAAAAAACACCAcgaattctttcgatacaAAGTCATGTAGTATCTGGTTACGTTGGTAATAAAAGTGCAGTATTTCCTTTACAG CTACTGGGCTTTGAAGTGGATGCAATTAATTCTGTTCAGCTTTCCAATCATACTGGCTACAAGGTCTTCAAAGGCCAAGTACTAAATGACAAAGATTTAG AGGAGTTAATAAATGGTTtagtacaaaataatttagataATTATACTCATTTACTTACTGGTTATGTTGGTTCTgcttcatttttaaaaaaaatagcaGAAGTAGTTCGTATATTAAAACATAAGAATCCAAATCTTATATATG TATGCGATCCTGTTATGGGAGataatggaaaaatgtatGTTCCTGAAgcattgaaagaaatttatagagAAGAAATAATACCATTGGCTGATATTATAGTACCAAATCAATTTGAATTGGA attATTAAGTAACATAAAAATCAATACAATGTCTGAATTACAAGATGCTGTAACtgtattacataaaattgGCCCCCAAACAGTAGCTGTCTCATCAAcagaaattaatgataaacTAACAGCAATAATTAGTACAAATAAAG ataataaattaataaaaatcaatattccAAAAATACCAGCTAGTTTCACAGGTTCTGGAGATCTTTTTGCTGCTCTATTTTTAGCTCACACATATTTGCAAAATGATATGAAAACTGCCATTGAAAAAACTGTAAATTCTTTATACAGTGTCCTACTAAAAACTTATGAATATTCTGAAG CATGTCAAGATAAAGAATCCCAACttgcaagaaaaattgaattaaaattaatacaaagcaagaattatattgaaactccagaaatttgtttgtttGCTGAAGCAATTGTATCAACAAATTAA